Proteins from a genomic interval of Paenibacillus sp. RC334:
- a CDS encoding transposase family protein, with amino-acid sequence MHNQYTDLLLDLPEVKTEKVLEVGEQTLHVEVSPVAHKQACPQCRSLDFVIRKGSNPARTIRHGEAFGKSIYVRVPAIRLFCKQCQCGFVWQYTFVDSGETLQPRL; translated from the coding sequence ATGCACAATCAGTATACCGATCTTTTGCTTGACTTGCCAGAGGTGAAAACAGAAAAAGTCTTGGAAGTGGGTGAGCAAACGCTTCATGTGGAGGTCTCTCCAGTTGCTCATAAGCAAGCTTGTCCACAATGCCGATCACTTGATTTTGTGATTCGGAAAGGGAGCAATCCAGCGCGTACCATTCGCCATGGTGAGGCTTTTGGTAAATCCATTTATGTACGGGTTCCTGCGATCCGACTGTTTTGTAAGCAGTGTCAGTGTGGATTCGTCTGGCAATACACCTTCGTCGATTCGGGGGAAACGTTACAGCCACGCCTTTGA
- a CDS encoding transposase: protein MKYPFERRTKLIFTDDSLSININVNPTENRMFNDEMEKFQAELLGMFADMKEKHGMRWATLRGLEKVTMQAMLVFACMNLKKLATWLWRPGGSKQGFSILQHFIAQITRQTPEFRSEQRRFVCNLKPPSKGGFSL, encoded by the coding sequence ATGAAATATCCTTTTGAGCGTCGGACCAAGCTTATTTTCACCGATGATTCCTTATCCATCAATATTAACGTGAACCCGACGGAAAACCGGATGTTTAACGATGAGATGGAGAAATTCCAAGCCGAACTGTTAGGGATGTTTGCAGATATGAAAGAAAAGCATGGCATGCGGTGGGCCACCTTGCGAGGGCTAGAGAAGGTGACCATGCAGGCGATGCTCGTTTTCGCTTGCATGAATCTCAAAAAACTAGCCACCTGGCTATGGCGCCCAGGTGGTTCAAAGCAAGGATTTTCCATTTTACAGCATTTCATAGCCCAAATAACAAGACAAACCCCGGAGTTCCGTTCGGAACAAAGGAGGTTTGTCTGCAATCTGAAGCCACCTAGTAAAGGTGGCTTTTCATTATAA